In Ghiorsea bivora, a genomic segment contains:
- the rlmN gene encoding 23S rRNA (adenine(2503)-C(2))-methyltransferase RlmN: MTTKTHLLSLDYTALIHLCEQLDVSPVHVKKIMGKVFRYGEFDLENIPDFPKKLLFWLQENTSLALPEIIANQQAEDTTQKLLMRMADHKDVESVLIPAEGRMTQCISSQVGCAIGCEFCLTATAGLTRNLTTAEMMQQVLVAKQTLGYFPRNIVMMGMGEPLHNYEHVAQFVRMLTHELGMALSPRRVTISTAGLVPAIYRLLDDDLPCSLAVSLNATTNETRNQIMPINQKYPLEDLLAVMDKYVNARNKKRILIEYVLLAGINDSPDDAKRLRDIALSLGSTVNILPFNPFMGSRFTRPSDEVVDMFRNYLNDAGVVAVVRISKGRDISAACGQLKTEVNQRAADIRLQRRQTS; this comes from the coding sequence ATGACAACCAAAACACACCTACTTAGTTTAGATTACACTGCACTAATTCATCTTTGTGAACAGCTTGATGTGTCGCCTGTACATGTAAAAAAAATCATGGGCAAGGTCTTCCGCTATGGCGAATTTGACTTGGAAAACATCCCTGACTTTCCTAAAAAGCTGTTGTTTTGGTTGCAAGAGAACACATCTTTAGCTTTACCTGAAATCATTGCCAACCAACAAGCCGAAGATACCACACAAAAGCTACTCATGCGTATGGCTGACCATAAAGATGTCGAATCCGTGCTTATCCCTGCTGAAGGGCGCATGACCCAATGCATATCTTCGCAAGTCGGTTGCGCCATTGGTTGTGAGTTTTGTTTAACCGCAACTGCAGGTTTAACGCGCAATTTAACCACTGCCGAAATGATGCAACAGGTGTTGGTTGCCAAACAAACACTGGGTTATTTTCCACGCAATATCGTGATGATGGGCATGGGTGAACCCCTGCACAACTATGAACATGTTGCCCAGTTTGTGCGCATGCTGACCCACGAGCTTGGGATGGCATTAAGCCCGCGCCGTGTCACCATTTCTACAGCAGGTTTGGTGCCTGCGATTTATCGTTTGTTAGACGATGATTTACCATGTTCCTTAGCTGTTTCACTCAATGCTACCACCAATGAAACACGCAACCAAATCATGCCCATCAATCAAAAGTATCCGCTTGAAGACCTGCTTGCGGTGATGGATAAATATGTAAACGCACGCAATAAAAAACGTATTCTCATTGAATATGTATTGCTTGCAGGCATCAATGATAGCCCCGATGATGCCAAACGCTTGCGTGATATTGCTTTATCCTTGGGTAGCACGGTCAACATCCTGCCATTCAACCCTTTTATGGGCAGTCGTTTTACCCGACCCAGCGACGAAGTGGTTGATATGTTTCGCAATTACCTCAATGATGCAGGTGTGGTAGCAGTGGTTCGCATATCCAAGGGCAGAGACATATCTGCAGCATGTGGACAACTCAAAACCGAAGTCAACCAACGCGCAGCCGATATTCGTCTGCAAAGGAGACAAACATCATGA
- a CDS encoding 4Fe-4S dicluster domain-containing protein codes for MAFVVTQLCKDCVDTACVAVCPVDCFYQPKDTSDETPNMLYISPEECIDCAVCEPECPWEAIYPEEDVPDVFESDIALNDLCDTDRDAFELAEVTDHTPPSAEEIAANKAKYGL; via the coding sequence ATGGCTTTTGTTGTTACCCAGCTTTGTAAAGATTGTGTTGATACTGCTTGCGTTGCGGTATGTCCTGTGGATTGTTTTTATCAACCCAAAGATACGTCCGATGAAACGCCGAATATGCTTTATATTTCACCTGAAGAGTGCATTGACTGCGCAGTTTGCGAGCCAGAATGCCCTTGGGAAGCTATTTATCCTGAAGAAGATGTGCCAGATGTATTTGAATCAGACATCGCGCTTAATGACCTTTGCGATACAGACCGCGATGCCTTCGAACTTGCAGAAGTGACCGACCATACACCACCATCTGCCGAAGAAATTGCTGCAAACAAAGCCAAATACGGCCTTTAA